A window of Primulina tabacum isolate GXHZ01 chromosome 4, ASM2559414v2, whole genome shotgun sequence contains these coding sequences:
- the LOC142543174 gene encoding ras-related protein YPT3-like, giving the protein MEEVSVADRVMGTTGVAELEAEDLDETAMPYRAITSAYYRGAVGALLVYDVTRRPTFENVLRWLKELRDHTDPNIVIILIGNKSDLRHLVAVSTDDGKDLAEEESLYFMETSALEATNVEKAFSEVLVQIYQILSRKAVEAGDETATSVPTKGGTINIKDDTSIWKRYGCCSN; this is encoded by the exons ATGGAGGAAGTATCCGTGGCCGACAGAGTGATGGGCACTACTGGAGTTGCGGAGCTGGAAGCTGAAGATTTGGATGAGACAGCCATGCC GTATCGTGCCATTACTAGCGCTTACTATCGAGGAGCTGTTGGTGCTTTGCTAGTGTATGATGTCACTCGACGTCCTACATTTGAGAACGTTCTGAGATGGCTCAAAGAATTGAGGGATCACACCGACCCAAATATCGTAATCATACTGATCGGTAACAAATCCGATCTTCGACATCTTGTGGCCGTTTCGACTGACGATGGCAAAGATTTAGCGGAGGAGGAGTCTCTCTACTTCATGGAAACTTCTGCTTTGGAAGCAACAAATGTGGAAAAGGCATTTTCTGAAGTTCTTGTTCAGATTTATCAGATTTTAAGCCGGAAAGCTGTTGAGGCTGGCGATGAAACTGCTACTTCTGTTCCAACAAAGGGGGGAACAATCAATATCAAAGACGATACTTCGATTTGGAAGAGATACGGATGCTGCTCAAACTAG
- the LOC142543173 gene encoding uncharacterized protein LOC142543173 has product MLEEIFKIPNLKKLHERALMVNGYIYNRPQLLSMMREFTGQRDMVRTAKTRFATAFLTLKRFQVQQANLRKMFTSEKWSKSRYSREAAGKRLAEVILMPSFWKTTVFALKVGGPLLKVLRLVDGEKRSPMGYIYEAMDRAKEAIAASFNNNEEKYRGIFEIIDKRWNVQLHHPLHAAGYFLNPEFFYSNRDIENDEEVLEGLYKCIARLVRGEDLQDKITNQLNKYKKAEGLFGLPMAIRQRASKSPADWWSSYGASTPELKTFAMKILHLTCSSSGCERNWSVFEHIHSKKRNRLSQQRLNDLVYIKYNRALRRRYAMRDKIDPISLSEIDDSNEWLLGKLDDSDEENDDNDLVFEDDDLRWSDVAQAVGVGECVYDFRSRNASTSKGASSSTSAKRKQSSARTSIVDEVDEEEINIDDETEEEEDTDGYKSSDGADDVDLEDENDD; this is encoded by the exons ATGCTtgaggaaatattcaaaattcCTAACCTCAAAAAATTGCATGAACGGGCGTTGATGGTGAACGGTTATATTTACAATAGACCACAATTGTTGAGCATGATGAGGGAGTTTACTGGACAGAGAGACATGGTAAGAACTGCAAAGACTCGTTTCGCAACCGCTTTTTTGACTTTAAAGCGGTTTCAAGTTCAACAAGCAAATCTGAGAAAGATGTTTACATCTGAAAAGTGGTCAAAAAGTCGATATTCTAGAGAGGCAGCTGGAAAACGTCTTGCAGAAGTGATATTGATGCCTTCTTTTTGGAAAACTACAGTTTTTGCATTAAAAGTTGGCGGCCCATTGCTGAAAGTATTGCGGCTAGTAGACGGTGAAAAAAGGTCTCCAATGGGTTACATCTATGAGGCAATGGACAGAGCCAAAGAAGCTATCGCTgcatcatttaataataatgaaGAGAAATATCGGGGTATTTTTGAGATCATCGACAAGAGATGGAACGTTCAACTCCATCATCCTTTGCATGCGGCTGGATATTTCTTAAATCCTGAGTTTTTTTACTCAAATCGTGACATAGAAAATGATGAAGAAGTGTTGGAGGGTCTGTACAAATGCATAGCTAGATTGGTGCGAGGTGAAGATTTACAAGATAAGATTACAAATCAATTGAATAAATACAAAAAAGCAGAAGGACTTTTTGGTTTACCCATGGCTATTAGACAAAGAGCTTCAAAATCACCAG CTGATTGGTGGTCTTCTTATGGTGCATCAACACCTGAATTGAAAACATTTGCAATGAAGATTTTGCACCTCACATGCTCTTCATCAGGTTGTGAACGTAATTGGAGTGTATTTGAACAT ATACATTCTAAAAAAAGAAATAGGTTGTCTCAACAACGATTGAATGATTTGGTATATATCAAATACAACAGAGCGTTGAGGCGAAGATATGCCATGCGAGATAAGATTGATCCTATTTCTTTGTCAGAAATAGATGATAGTAACGAATGGTTGTTGGGAAAGTTGGATGATAGTGATGAAGAGAATGATGATAACGATTTGGTCTTTGAAGATGATGATTTGCGTTGGAGTGATGTAGCACAAGCGGTTGGGGTTGGTGAATGTGTATATGACTTTCGATCTCGAAATGCATCTACTTCAAAAGGAGCGTCATCATCCACTTCAGCAAAAAGAAAGCAATCTTCAGCTCGAACTAGTATTGTGGATGAAGTAGATGAAGAAGAGATCAACATTGATGATGaaactgaagaagaagaagataccGATGGATACAAATCAAGTGATGGGGCTGATGACGTAGATTTGGAAGATGAAAACGACGATTAA